Proteins encoded by one window of Aphis gossypii isolate Hap1 chromosome X, ASM2018417v2, whole genome shotgun sequence:
- the LOC114130827 gene encoding uncharacterized protein LOC114130827, giving the protein MNSYSGSKVSSKEFKPLLRSGFSDSALYKHDIINRSPPNRPKKVQHRRYQRKSAGTKSYKSSKNDLSSSDSEDESEDDDNDAYDYVSIFQIWMNYLFPRAFPIQPVHRWIKSAQSVSDLREKSTGKILSPVGPCSIFPQGVFISEKDVTKIYFPRVKEMFKASNRSTRNNK; this is encoded by the exons TAAACCGTTACTGCGGTCAGGTTTCAGTGACAGTGCACTTTACAAACACGACATAATAAATAGATCTCCCCCAAATCGTCCGAAAAAAGTTCAGCACAGACGTTATCAGAGAAAATCCGCTGGAACAAAATCTTATAAGTCTTCCAAAAA tgatctGAGTAGTAGTGACTCCGAAGACGAATCCGAAGACGACGACAATGATGCTTATGACTATGTTAGTATATTCCAAATTTGGATGAACTATCTGTTTCCCAGAGCGTTTCCCATACAGCCCGTTCATAGGTGGATCAAGTCCGCACAGTCGGTGTCAGACTTGAGAGAAAAAAGTACTGGGAAAATATTGTCGCCAGTGGGCCCGTGCTCGATATTTCCGCAAGGAGTGTTCATTTCGGAGAAAGACGtaacgaaaatatattttcccaGGGTCAAAGAAATGTTCAAGGCTTCAAACCGTTCAActcgaaataataaataa